One window of Phalacrocorax carbo chromosome 1, bPhaCar2.1, whole genome shotgun sequence genomic DNA carries:
- the TPT1 gene encoding translationally-controlled tumor protein — protein sequence MIIYRDCISQDEMFSDIYKIREVANGLCLEVEGKMVTRTEGQIDDSLIGGNASAEGPEGDGTEATVITGVDIVINHHLQETSFTKESYKKYIKDYMKAIKARLEEHKPERVKPFMTGAAEQIKHILANFKNYQFFVGENMNPDGMVALLDFREDGVTPYMIFFKDGLEIEKC from the exons atgatCATCTACCGGGACTGCATCAGCC AGGACGAGATGTTCTCCGACATCTACAAGATCCGGGAGGTGGCGAACGGCCTGTGCCTGGaagtggaggggaag ATGGTCACCAGGACAGAGGGTCAAATTGATGACTCTCTAATTGGTGGCAATGCCTCTGCTGAAGGTCCTGAGGGAGATGGAACAGAAGCCACGGTCATAACTGGTGTTGATATAGTAATAAACCACCACCTCCAAGAGACCAGCTTTACAAAAGAATCCTACAAGAAGTACATCAAGGACTACATGAAAGC gaTCAAAGCCAGACTTGAGGAACATAAGCCAGAGAGAGTAAAGCCTTTCATGACAGGGGCTGCAGAACAAATCAAACACATCCTCGCTAACTTCAAAAACTACCAG TTCTTTGTAGGAGAGAACATGAATCCAGATGGTATGGTGGCCCTCCTGGACTTCCGTGAGGATGGTGTGACCCCATATATGATTTTCTTTAAGGATGGCTTAGAAATTGAGAAATGT TAA